One part of the Sphingopyxis sp. PAMC25046 genome encodes these proteins:
- a CDS encoding LysR family transcriptional regulator, whose product MKQDLTIPQGALDGIEAFLRVAERRSFSAAAADLGVSPSAISQTVKALEARVGAPLFMRTTRSVGLTQAGEMFLERAAPAYTGLADAYEAARNLGNRPAGRLRINLMRGAVQPLFEPIIAGFCETYPDIELEIYADDALADLSAGGFDAGVRMGESLDADVIAVRLTGPFRFVVAAAPAYLAKHGRPETPEELRDHRCVRFRLATGALMPWTFEKGNREYDVSVTGPVIVNDWIAALVAIRAGVAMGMMAEPMAKAMVENGELELVLTDYASATSGLFLYYPGRKQVMPKLRAFIDYVREYLPDEISA is encoded by the coding sequence TTGAAGCAGGATTTAACAATCCCCCAAGGGGCGCTCGACGGGATCGAAGCCTTCCTGCGTGTCGCGGAAAGGCGCAGCTTTTCCGCCGCCGCCGCCGACCTCGGCGTCTCCCCCTCCGCGATCAGCCAGACGGTCAAGGCGCTCGAAGCGCGCGTCGGCGCGCCCCTGTTCATGCGCACGACGCGCAGCGTCGGCCTGACGCAAGCGGGCGAGATGTTCCTCGAACGCGCGGCGCCCGCCTATACCGGGCTGGCCGACGCCTATGAAGCGGCGCGCAACCTCGGCAACCGGCCCGCGGGGCGGCTGCGGATCAATTTGATGCGCGGCGCGGTGCAGCCTTTGTTCGAGCCGATCATCGCGGGTTTTTGCGAAACCTATCCCGATATCGAACTCGAGATCTACGCCGACGATGCGCTGGCCGACCTTAGCGCCGGGGGTTTCGACGCCGGGGTGCGGATGGGCGAATCGCTCGACGCCGACGTGATCGCCGTCCGCCTGACCGGCCCCTTCCGTTTCGTCGTCGCGGCGGCGCCCGCCTATCTGGCGAAGCACGGCCGCCCCGAAACCCCCGAGGAGCTGCGCGACCATCGCTGCGTCCGCTTTCGCCTCGCGACCGGGGCGCTGATGCCGTGGACGTTCGAGAAGGGAAACCGCGAATATGACGTCAGCGTCACCGGGCCGGTGATCGTCAACGACTGGATCGCCGCGCTGGTCGCGATCCGCGCCGGCGTCGCGATGGGCATGATGGCCGAACCGATGGCGAAGGCAATGGTGGAAAACGGCGAGCTCGAACTGGTGCTCACCGACTATGCGTCGGCGACCTCGGGCCTCTTCCTCTATTATCCCGGCCGCAAACAGGTGATGCCCAAGCTGCGCGCCTTCATCGATTATGTGCGTGAGTATCTGCCCGACGAGATCTCCGCCTAG
- a CDS encoding sulfite exporter TauE/SafE family protein: protein MIDLAAIDFTALLPFILIGFAAQLVDGALGMAFGVICNTLLVAVLGVPPATASARIHVVEIFTTGVSGLSHVFHRNIDWPLFFRLLVPGVIGGVLGAYVLSSLHAEVVKPFVLGYLVLIGIWLLIRGVLYPPKFSKPKVVGPLAVVGGFLDAAGGGGWGPVVTSNLLVQGGEPRKVVGTVNSVEFFLAVAVSLAFIWHLGIDDILGPTLGLIIGGVVAAPIGAMMAKRFSPKVMLMLVGVVLTATSAFGLYKALV, encoded by the coding sequence ATGATCGATCTTGCGGCCATCGACTTTACCGCACTCCTGCCGTTCATCCTGATCGGTTTTGCGGCGCAGCTCGTCGACGGCGCGCTCGGCATGGCATTCGGGGTGATCTGTAACACGCTGCTCGTTGCCGTGCTCGGCGTCCCGCCCGCCACCGCGTCGGCGCGCATCCATGTCGTCGAGATTTTCACCACCGGCGTGTCGGGGCTGAGCCATGTGTTCCACCGCAACATCGACTGGCCGCTCTTCTTTCGCCTGCTCGTCCCCGGGGTGATCGGCGGGGTGCTCGGCGCCTATGTGCTGTCGTCGCTGCACGCCGAGGTCGTGAAGCCCTTCGTGCTCGGCTATCTCGTTCTGATCGGGATCTGGTTGCTGATCCGCGGCGTGCTCTATCCGCCCAAATTTTCGAAGCCCAAGGTCGTCGGCCCGCTCGCGGTGGTCGGCGGCTTTCTCGACGCCGCGGGCGGCGGCGGCTGGGGCCCGGTCGTGACCTCGAACCTGCTCGTCCAGGGCGGCGAACCGCGCAAGGTCGTCGGCACGGTGAACAGCGTCGAATTCTTCCTCGCGGTCGCGGTCTCGCTCGCCTTTATCTGGCACCTCGGTATCGACGATATTCTCGGCCCGACGCTCGGCCTGATCATCGGCGGCGTCGTCGCCGCACCGATCGGCGCGATGATGGCGAAACGCTTCTCGCCGAAGGTCATGCTGATGCTGGTCGGCGTCGTGCTGACCGCGACGAGCGCGTTCGGGCTGTACAAGGCGCTGGTTTGA
- the ald gene encoding alanine dehydrogenase encodes MIIGTPKEIKNHEYRVGLTPESARELVVHGHRVLVQTGAGEGIGAHDRFYEQAGAEIVATAEEIFAQCDMVVKVKEPQPVERAMLRDGQILYTYLHLAPDPDQTRDLMKSGAVCIAYETVTSPHGGLPLLKPMSQVAGRMSIQAGATALEKAHGGRGVLLGGVPGVAPGKICVIGGGVVGFNAAQMAAGLGADVTILDRDPEVLERVGTFFEARAKTRFSNRANLAECVAEADLVIGAVLIPGAEAPKLVTREMLGTMRPGSVLVDVAIDQGGCFETSHATTHADPTYVVDGIVHYAVANMPGAVARTSTYALNNVTLPHALRIADLGWKEALKRDVHLAQGLNVWNGKVTFEAVAEAIGTDYVPVEQALA; translated from the coding sequence ATGATCATCGGCACCCCCAAGGAAATCAAGAATCACGAATATCGCGTCGGCCTGACCCCCGAAAGCGCGCGCGAACTCGTCGTTCACGGCCACCGCGTGCTCGTCCAGACCGGCGCGGGCGAAGGCATCGGCGCGCACGACCGCTTCTACGAACAGGCGGGTGCCGAGATCGTCGCGACCGCCGAAGAGATTTTCGCGCAGTGCGACATGGTCGTGAAGGTCAAGGAACCACAGCCGGTCGAACGCGCGATGCTGCGCGACGGCCAGATCCTCTATACCTATCTCCACCTCGCGCCGGATCCCGACCAGACGCGCGACCTGATGAAGTCGGGCGCCGTCTGCATCGCCTATGAAACCGTCACCAGCCCGCACGGTGGGCTGCCGCTTTTGAAACCGATGAGCCAGGTTGCGGGCCGCATGTCGATCCAGGCCGGTGCGACCGCGCTCGAAAAGGCGCATGGCGGCCGCGGCGTACTGCTCGGCGGCGTTCCGGGCGTGGCGCCGGGCAAGATCTGCGTGATCGGCGGCGGCGTGGTCGGCTTCAACGCGGCGCAGATGGCGGCGGGTCTCGGCGCCGACGTCACCATCCTCGACCGCGATCCCGAAGTGCTCGAACGCGTCGGCACCTTTTTCGAGGCGCGGGCAAAGACGCGTTTCTCGAACCGCGCCAACCTCGCCGAATGCGTCGCCGAGGCCGACCTCGTCATCGGCGCGGTGCTGATCCCCGGCGCCGAGGCGCCCAAGCTGGTGACGCGCGAGATGCTCGGCACGATGCGCCCCGGCTCGGTGCTCGTCGACGTCGCGATCGACCAGGGGGGCTGTTTCGAGACCAGCCACGCGACCACCCATGCCGACCCGACCTATGTGGTTGACGGCATCGTCCATTATGCGGTCGCGAACATGCCGGGCGCGGTCGCGCGCACCAGCACCTATGCGCTCAACAACGTCACTCTGCCGCATGCACTCCGCATCGCCGACCTCGGCTGGAAAGAGGCTTTGAAACGCGACGTGCATCTTGCGCAGGGTTTGAACGTTTGGAACGGTAAGGTGACGTTCGAGGCCGTAGCCGAAGCGATCGGAACCGATTATGTGCCTGTCGAACAGGCACTCGCCTGA
- a CDS encoding Lrp/AsnC family transcriptional regulator — MIDRIDAKLLDLLQRTGPRPAAELGDIVGLSASACHRRIRALEAAGIITGYTARLDPESIGLGLDVFVDISLTSQSEEALTAFESAVKSFDEILECQLLSGASDYRLRVAARNVADFDRLHRHCLSRLPGVAAMHSAFALRTIKAFEGYPVPAAG; from the coding sequence ATGATCGACCGAATCGACGCAAAGCTGCTCGACTTGCTGCAACGCACCGGCCCGCGTCCAGCCGCGGAGCTGGGCGATATCGTCGGGCTTTCGGCCTCGGCGTGCCATCGCCGCATCCGGGCGCTCGAGGCGGCGGGGATCATCACGGGCTATACCGCGAGGCTCGACCCCGAGAGCATCGGGCTGGGCCTCGACGTCTTCGTCGACATCAGCCTGACGTCGCAGAGCGAGGAGGCGCTGACCGCGTTCGAAAGCGCGGTCAAAAGCTTCGACGAGATATTGGAATGCCAGCTGCTTTCGGGTGCGTCGGATTACCGGCTGCGCGTCGCGGCGCGCAATGTCGCCGATTTCGACCGATTGCACCGCCACTGCCTGTCGCGCCTGCCCGGCGTTGCGGCGATGCATAGTGCCTTTGCGCTGCGCACGATCAAGGCGTTCGAGGGCTATCCGGTCCCTGCGGCCGGTTAA
- a CDS encoding methyl-accepting chemotaxis protein, whose amino-acid sequence MVKENPIHKQQIDPILMSERFPFYDLDGQLAACGAEIHTIIAGREDAVARAYWDAFNKLPSVDRKVEGELYDSYVRGSARHTFTKYADAAGQEVATIACQNTHMARRVKLPLASVMSCIAESHRLTIEYVVEACVGDAERLARLTSAINRLALLEFDIMQRYAAKLDRAVFSSERQTLAGDFDRSIASLVQDTDGVREQLARQAASADQAAKGMIAKTSEVAAASEQSAMAMREAASTAAGLIRAIEDARSEVEASASVATRASEQAGEAVAMSETLSHHAESIESILGLIREIAGQTNLLALNATIEAARAGESGRGFAVVAQEVKSLANETARATDDIAGKITAIQQATRGSVSANQSIQQTIVEVQTSAQRIRDAMDAQAQTVTSITAAVDETALAADSMSSTIASIRNDSGMVANEISVLSQEFAKMGGRLQQLEQAASEFSRRVA is encoded by the coding sequence ATGGTGAAGGAAAATCCGATTCATAAGCAGCAGATCGATCCGATTTTGATGTCGGAACGTTTTCCCTTTTACGATCTCGACGGCCAGCTCGCCGCGTGCGGGGCCGAAATCCACACGATCATCGCCGGCCGCGAGGATGCGGTCGCGCGCGCCTATTGGGACGCGTTCAACAAGCTGCCGAGCGTCGACCGCAAGGTCGAAGGCGAGCTTTACGACAGCTATGTCCGCGGCAGCGCACGCCATACCTTCACCAAATATGCCGACGCCGCGGGGCAGGAGGTCGCGACGATCGCGTGCCAAAACACGCATATGGCGCGGCGCGTGAAGCTGCCGCTCGCCTCGGTCATGTCGTGCATCGCCGAGAGCCATCGCCTGACGATCGAATATGTCGTCGAGGCGTGCGTCGGCGATGCCGAGCGGCTCGCGCGGCTGACGAGCGCGATCAACCGTCTCGCGCTGCTCGAATTCGACATCATGCAGCGTTATGCGGCGAAGCTCGACCGCGCGGTGTTTTCGAGCGAGCGGCAGACGCTCGCGGGCGATTTCGACCGTTCGATCGCCTCGCTGGTGCAGGATACCGACGGCGTGCGCGAACAGCTCGCACGACAGGCGGCCTCGGCCGACCAGGCGGCGAAGGGCATGATCGCCAAGACGAGCGAAGTCGCCGCCGCATCCGAACAGTCGGCGATGGCGATGCGCGAGGCCGCGTCGACCGCCGCGGGGCTGATCCGTGCGATCGAGGATGCGCGCAGCGAAGTCGAAGCATCGGCGAGTGTCGCGACGCGCGCGTCCGAACAGGCGGGCGAAGCCGTCGCCATGTCCGAAACGCTGTCGCACCACGCCGAATCGATCGAATCGATCCTCGGCCTGATCCGCGAGATCGCGGGGCAGACCAATCTTCTCGCGCTCAACGCCACGATCGAGGCGGCGCGCGCGGGCGAATCGGGCCGCGGCTTTGCCGTCGTCGCGCAGGAGGTGAAGAGCCTTGCCAACGAAACCGCGCGCGCGACCGACGATATCGCAGGCAAGATCACCGCGATCCAGCAGGCGACGCGGGGGTCGGTGAGCGCGAACCAGTCGATCCAGCAGACGATCGTCGAGGTGCAGACCTCGGCGCAGCGCATCCGCGACGCGATGGACGCGCAGGCGCAGACGGTCACCTCGATCACCGCCGCCGTCGACGAGACCGCGCTCGCCGCCGACAGCATGTCGTCGACGATCGCGAGCATCCGCAACGATTCGGGCATGGTCGCGAACGAGATCAGCGTGCTGAGCCAGGAATTCGCCAAGATGGGCGGGCGCCTCCAGCAGCTGGAACAGGCCGCGAGCGAATTCAGCCGCCGGGTGGCGTAA
- a CDS encoding SDR family oxidoreductase, whose protein sequence is MSTHILITGASRGIGAAIAEALTGDATKVVALSSADGDLSDPATPDRLWQTSLDKLDGHIDVLVNNAGVFERNPLGDANADWLANWNRTMQVNLTAAAQLCRHAVLHWHERGAPGRIVNIASRAAYRGDSPAHWHYAASKSGMVAMTKTIARAYAKDSILAFAICPGFTMTGMADDYIASRGGDKLLADIPLGRVAMPGEVGEMARWCAIDAPASMTGAVLDVNGASYVR, encoded by the coding sequence ATGAGCACGCATATCCTGATCACCGGCGCGAGCCGCGGCATCGGTGCCGCGATCGCGGAGGCACTGACCGGCGACGCGACCAAAGTCGTCGCGCTGTCGAGCGCCGATGGCGACCTGTCCGATCCCGCGACCCCCGACCGGCTGTGGCAGACGAGCCTCGACAAGCTCGACGGCCACATCGATGTGCTTGTCAACAATGCCGGCGTATTCGAGCGCAACCCGCTGGGCGACGCCAACGCCGACTGGCTCGCGAACTGGAACCGCACGATGCAGGTCAATCTGACCGCAGCTGCGCAATTGTGCCGCCACGCGGTGCTGCATTGGCACGAACGCGGCGCTCCCGGCCGCATCGTCAATATCGCGAGCCGCGCCGCCTACCGCGGCGACAGCCCCGCGCACTGGCATTATGCAGCGTCGAAATCGGGCATGGTCGCGATGACCAAGACGATCGCGCGCGCCTATGCCAAGGATAGCATCCTTGCCTTTGCGATCTGCCCCGGCTTTACGATGACGGGCATGGCCGACGACTATATCGCGAGCCGCGGCGGCGACAAATTGCTCGCCGACATTCCGCTCGGGCGCGTCGCGATGCCGGGCGAGGTGGGCGAGATGGCGCGCTGGTGCGCGATCGATGCGCCCGCGTCGATGACCGGCGCCGTGCTCGACGTGAACGGCGCGAGCTATGTGCGCTAG
- a CDS encoding 50S ribosomal protein L11 methyltransferase, whose translation MSWIVSLPCTRDEAEALSGEIPELDAMPEAPVVVTREIDEDKGLWQLDAYMDAKPDAALLKLLQSFVPSAKGQKPVVEELPEEDWVTLSQQGLEPVRAGRFFVHTSSYADRIPPGTTPFLIDASQAFGTGGHDTTAGCLAMLDRLARQGASPRNVADVGTGTGLLAFAAMALWPRAKVIASDIDPASIFVTRDNAGINGVPLGRGGGRLALAVAPGTDHPAIRHRAPYDLVIANILAGPLITLAPDIAAATAPGGHAILAGLIARQMEPVLAAYRAQGFRLAARGGSAEWPCLLLVKRRRYGWRRRERALHRASPSDASFGSW comes from the coding sequence ATGAGCTGGATCGTCTCCCTCCCCTGCACGCGCGACGAGGCCGAGGCGCTGTCGGGCGAAATTCCCGAGCTCGACGCGATGCCGGAGGCACCCGTCGTCGTGACGCGCGAGATCGACGAAGACAAGGGGCTGTGGCAGCTCGACGCCTATATGGACGCCAAGCCGGATGCGGCGCTGTTGAAGCTGTTGCAGTCGTTCGTGCCGAGCGCGAAAGGTCAGAAACCCGTCGTCGAAGAATTGCCCGAAGAGGATTGGGTGACCCTGTCGCAGCAGGGGCTCGAGCCCGTGCGGGCGGGACGCTTTTTCGTCCATACGAGCAGCTACGCCGACCGCATACCGCCGGGGACGACACCCTTCCTGATCGACGCGAGCCAGGCGTTCGGCACCGGCGGCCACGATACGACGGCGGGCTGCCTTGCCATGCTCGACCGGCTGGCTCGGCAAGGCGCGAGCCCGCGCAACGTCGCCGACGTCGGCACCGGGACGGGGCTGCTTGCGTTCGCGGCGATGGCACTGTGGCCGCGCGCGAAGGTCATCGCGTCGGACATCGACCCCGCGAGCATTTTTGTGACCCGCGACAACGCCGGCATCAACGGCGTGCCCTTGGGCCGCGGCGGCGGACGGCTCGCGCTCGCGGTGGCGCCCGGGACCGACCATCCCGCGATCCGCCACCGCGCGCCCTACGACCTCGTTATCGCCAATATCCTTGCAGGGCCGCTGATCACGCTTGCCCCCGATATCGCAGCCGCGACCGCGCCGGGGGGCCATGCGATTCTCGCGGGGCTGATCGCGCGCCAGATGGAGCCGGTGCTCGCGGCCTATCGCGCGCAGGGCTTTCGCCTCGCCGCGCGCGGCGGCAGCGCCGAATGGCCGTGCCTGCTGCTCGTCAAGCGCCGCCGTTACGGCTGGCGGCGCAGGGAACGCGCGCTGCACCGCGCCAGCCCGTCGGATGCCAGTTTCGGGAGCTGGTAG
- the phhA gene encoding phenylalanine 4-monooxygenase — MESQFTHVHDTPPPGAAADWTIPQDWDAFTADEHAMWDRLFARQSEMLPGRASEAFLRGIDVLRLEKPGIPDYRELNARLTAATGWQVVAVPGLVPDDVFFDHLANRRFPAGNFIRTPEQLDYLQEPDVFHDVFGHVPMLADPVFADYMVAYGEGGLRSLKFDALKQLARLYWYTVEFGLIREAGALRIYGAGIVSSFAESVFALDSDSPNRIGFDLARVMRTDYRIDDFQQNYFVIDSLDQLLSTTVNTDFAPLYAANAALPPIPIADILPGDAVITRGTQEYALAKSG; from the coding sequence ATGGAAAGCCAGTTTACCCACGTCCACGACACGCCGCCGCCGGGCGCCGCGGCCGACTGGACGATTCCGCAAGATTGGGACGCCTTCACCGCCGACGAACATGCGATGTGGGATCGCCTCTTCGCGCGCCAGTCGGAGATGCTGCCCGGCCGCGCGTCCGAAGCCTTTCTGCGCGGCATCGACGTGCTACGCCTCGAAAAGCCGGGCATTCCCGATTATCGCGAACTCAATGCGCGCCTGACGGCGGCGACGGGGTGGCAGGTCGTCGCGGTGCCCGGCCTCGTCCCCGACGATGTGTTTTTTGACCATCTCGCGAACCGGCGCTTTCCCGCGGGCAATTTCATCCGCACGCCCGAACAGCTCGATTACCTCCAGGAACCCGACGTCTTCCACGACGTCTTCGGCCACGTCCCGATGCTCGCCGACCCGGTCTTCGCCGACTATATGGTCGCCTATGGCGAGGGCGGGCTGCGCAGCCTTAAATTCGATGCGCTGAAGCAACTCGCGCGGCTTTACTGGTATACGGTCGAATTCGGCCTGATCCGCGAGGCGGGCGCCTTGCGCATCTATGGCGCGGGCATCGTCTCGTCCTTCGCCGAAAGCGTCTTCGCGCTCGATTCGGACAGCCCGAACCGCATCGGCTTCGACCTCGCGCGCGTGATGCGCACCGACTACCGGATCGACGATTTCCAGCAGAATTATTTTGTCATCGACAGCCTCGACCAGCTGCTGAGCACGACGGTGAACACCGATTTCGCGCCGCTCTATGCCGCCAACGCCGCGCTGCCGCCGATTCCGATCGCCGACATCTTGCCCGGCGACGCGGTGATCACCCGCGGTACGCAGGAATATGCCCTCGCCAAGAGCGGCTGA
- a CDS encoding ATP-binding cassette domain-containing protein — protein MAIDIDVSRRLGDRVIATRFTAGPGLTALFGPSGAGKTSILNMVAGLLKPDRGHIRIGDRTLFDSATDLPPEARRVGYVFQDGRLFPHRRVRANLLYGHDLAQPANRWMSLDEATRFLGIGHLLGRWPQSLSGGEAQRVAIGRALLAGPEILLMDEPLSSLDAARRGDIMTVIERIRDELKLPILYVSHDRAEVDRLATQVVEIGE, from the coding sequence GTGGCGATTGATATCGACGTCTCGCGCCGCCTCGGCGATCGGGTCATCGCCACGCGCTTCACGGCCGGACCGGGGCTGACCGCGCTGTTCGGCCCGTCGGGGGCGGGCAAGACGAGCATCCTCAATATGGTTGCGGGGCTGCTGAAGCCCGATCGCGGGCATATCCGCATCGGCGACCGCACGCTGTTCGACAGCGCGACCGACCTGCCGCCCGAGGCGCGCCGCGTCGGCTATGTCTTTCAGGACGGGCGGCTCTTCCCGCACCGCCGCGTGCGCGCGAATCTGCTCTACGGCCACGACCTCGCGCAACCCGCCAATCGCTGGATGAGCCTCGACGAAGCAACCCGATTCCTCGGCATCGGCCATCTCCTCGGCCGCTGGCCGCAGAGCCTGTCGGGCGGCGAGGCGCAGCGCGTCGCGATCGGCCGCGCGCTGCTCGCGGGTCCCGAAATCCTGCTGATGGACGAACCCTTGTCGTCGCTCGACGCCGCGCGGCGCGGCGATATCATGACGGTGATCGAGCGGATTCGCGACGAACTCAAACTGCCGATCCTCTATGTCAGCCACGACCGCGCCGAGGTCGATCGCCTCGCGACGCAGGTCGTGGAGATCGGAGAATAA
- the modB gene encoding molybdate ABC transporter permease subunit → MLSPEEWGIVALSLKVGGVAVLATLPIAFGLAWVLARYRFPGRVILDGLVHLPLVLPPVVTGWLLLIAFGPLGPIGRWLESWFGATLMFRWTGAALAAAIMALPLMVRAMRLSIEGIDRRLEGAARTLGAGRWHAFRTISLPLALPGILAALVLGFARSIGEFGATITFVSNIPGETRTLPLAIYSALQVPGGEAMVTRLALLSVALSLGALILSEWLVRRTHGERQRRGD, encoded by the coding sequence ATGTTATCTCCAGAAGAGTGGGGGATCGTCGCGCTGTCGTTGAAGGTCGGCGGCGTCGCTGTGCTCGCGACGCTTCCCATTGCCTTCGGTCTTGCATGGGTGCTCGCGCGGTACCGTTTTCCGGGACGCGTGATCCTCGACGGGCTCGTCCATTTGCCGCTCGTGCTGCCGCCCGTCGTCACCGGCTGGCTGCTGCTCATCGCCTTTGGCCCGCTCGGCCCTATCGGGCGCTGGCTTGAAAGCTGGTTCGGCGCGACCCTGATGTTCCGCTGGACCGGCGCTGCGCTCGCCGCGGCGATCATGGCGCTACCGCTGATGGTGCGCGCGATGCGGCTGTCGATCGAGGGCATCGACCGGCGGCTCGAGGGCGCGGCGCGGACGCTCGGCGCCGGCCGCTGGCACGCCTTCCGCACGATCAGCCTGCCGCTCGCGCTTCCCGGTATCCTCGCCGCGCTCGTGCTCGGCTTCGCGCGCTCGATCGGCGAGTTCGGCGCGACGATCACCTTCGTCTCGAACATCCCGGGCGAAACGCGCACACTGCCGCTCGCCATCTATTCGGCGCTGCAGGTGCCGGGCGGCGAGGCGATGGTGACGCGCCTCGCGCTGCTCTCGGTTGCGCTGTCGCTCGGCGCGCTCATCCTCTCCGAATGGCTCGTGCGCCGCACCCATGGCGAAAGGCAGCGCCGTGGCGATTGA
- the modA gene encoding molybdate ABC transporter substrate-binding protein has product MARFLHLFALLFALLLTPAAIAQERGPVVLAAASLQESLTEAANAWAAKDHAKPVLSFAASSALARQVIAGAPADLFLSADEPWMDAVAKAGMLRAGTRATLLGNRLVLIAPAASRTKLTIARGFPLARALGTGRLALADPDAVPAGKYAKAALSRLGVWTGVAAKVAPAENVRAALALVERGAAPLGIVYATDARASKAVRVVDTFPATSHPPIRYPFALLKASRHPDAAGFRNFLLSKQGRAIFARHGFTAP; this is encoded by the coding sequence ATGGCCCGTTTCCTCCACCTGTTTGCGCTGCTCTTCGCCTTGTTGCTGACGCCCGCCGCGATCGCACAGGAGCGCGGACCGGTGGTGCTTGCGGCGGCAAGCCTGCAGGAATCGCTCACCGAAGCGGCGAACGCCTGGGCGGCGAAGGATCACGCCAAACCCGTCCTCTCCTTCGCAGCCTCGTCGGCACTTGCGCGACAGGTGATCGCGGGCGCGCCCGCCGACCTCTTCCTGTCGGCCGACGAACCGTGGATGGACGCGGTGGCGAAAGCGGGCATGCTGCGTGCGGGAACGCGCGCGACCTTGCTCGGCAACCGCCTCGTGCTGATCGCGCCCGCGGCGAGCCGGACAAAGCTGACGATCGCGCGCGGCTTCCCGCTCGCAAGAGCCCTTGGCACCGGCCGCCTCGCGCTCGCCGATCCGGATGCGGTGCCGGCGGGCAAATATGCGAAGGCCGCGCTGAGCCGTCTTGGCGTCTGGACCGGCGTTGCGGCCAAGGTCGCGCCCGCCGAAAATGTCCGCGCCGCGCTGGCGCTCGTCGAGCGCGGCGCCGCGCCGCTTGGCATCGTCTATGCGACCGACGCGCGCGCGTCGAAAGCGGTGCGCGTCGTCGACACCTTCCCCGCGACCAGCCATCCCCCGATCCGCTACCCGTTCGCGTTGCTCAAGGCATCGCGGCACCCGGATGCGGCAGGATTCCGTAACTTCCTCCTCTCGAAACAAGGCCGCGCCATCTTCGCTCGCCATGGTTTCACGGCCCCCTGA
- a CDS encoding Crp/Fnr family transcriptional regulator, translated as MQRSYQLALAERTRLAGEERDRLLAARQPRGFVDGQFVQHQGDPGDAFWAVIEGHVLVGRYAEDGAFTAFAVLGPGDIFGELAFFTGLERQVDAIASGPARLVAIDRPLLRRLMQDDVGWAELLLRSLGRQLAVSLDIIDAERRLPTAERLRRLLAAMAADAPDGRTIRSTQQQLADLLGVSRVTLGAALRCLEGRGEIARGYRHIRLRAPLSPGG; from the coding sequence ATGCAAAGGTCTTATCAATTGGCGCTCGCCGAGCGCACCCGCCTCGCTGGCGAGGAACGCGACCGCCTGCTCGCGGCGCGCCAGCCGCGCGGTTTCGTCGACGGCCAGTTCGTCCAGCATCAGGGCGATCCCGGCGACGCCTTCTGGGCGGTGATCGAGGGGCATGTGCTCGTCGGCCGCTACGCCGAGGACGGCGCCTTCACTGCCTTCGCGGTGCTCGGGCCCGGCGACATTTTCGGCGAACTCGCTTTCTTCACCGGCTTGGAGCGGCAGGTCGATGCGATCGCCAGTGGCCCTGCGCGGCTGGTCGCCATCGATCGCCCGCTGCTCCGCCGGCTGATGCAGGACGACGTTGGGTGGGCCGAGCTGTTGCTGCGCAGCCTGGGGCGCCAGCTTGCGGTGTCGCTCGATATCATCGACGCCGAACGGCGGCTGCCGACCGCCGAACGACTGCGGCGTCTGCTCGCGGCGATGGCCGCCGACGCGCCCGACGGCCGGACGATTCGCTCGACGCAGCAGCAACTTGCCGACCTGCTCGGCGTCTCGCGCGTGACGCTCGGCGCCGCGCTCCGCTGCCTTGAAGGCCGCGGCGAGATCGCCCGTGGCTACCGCCATATCCGGCTGCGCGCGCCGCTTTCGCCGGGTGGGTGA